In one Silene latifolia isolate original U9 population chromosome 10, ASM4854445v1, whole genome shotgun sequence genomic region, the following are encoded:
- the LOC141608145 gene encoding uncharacterized protein LOC141608145, whose translation MTWNVQGAGSVSFLAMLKEIIRVNKPQVLALVETRISGETAQRVCDHINYGGKTKVDVEGFSGSIWLFWKPEEVSVVPIIHHNQHITVEISRMGEIPWYFSAVYASPNSVKKEELWRSLEDFARTHNRPWLAMSNFNDTRFTHERNGNSDEMLQNWNREVFGNIFERKKSL comes from the exons ATGACCTGGAATGTTCAGGGAGCAGGAAGTGTATCTTTCTTGGCCATGCTAAAGGAGATTATTCGAGTTAATAAACCTCAAGTACTAGCTCTTGTAGAAACACGTATTAGTGGAGAAACGGCGCAAAGAGTGTGCGATCATATTAATTATGGTGGTAAGACAAAAGTTGATGTCGAAGGGTTTAGTGGCAGTATTTGGCTTTTCTGGAAACCGGAGGAGGTGAGTGTTGTACCAATTATTCATCACAACCAACATATCACTGTGGAGATATCCAGAATGGGAGAGATACCTTGGTATTTCTCGGCTGTGTATGCAAGTCCGAATTCGGTAAAGAAAGAGGAGTTGTGGAGAAGTTTAGAGGACTTTGCGAGAACTCATAATCGTCCGTGGCTTGCCATGAGTAATTTTAACGATACAAGATTCACTCATGAACGGAATGGTAACAGTGATG AGATGCTTCAGAACTGGAATCGGGAAGTTTTTGGCAATATCTTTGAGCGAAAAAAGAGCCTCTAG